From the genome of Papaver somniferum cultivar HN1 chromosome 2, ASM357369v1, whole genome shotgun sequence, one region includes:
- the LOC113349619 gene encoding uncharacterized protein LOC113349619 isoform X3, with protein sequence MTNTHQTMIDESIDPGGLQNRRIGDEVRDSIFHDELMEDSQMIMEKTNSLKENRNIKSTEDMCVDKMDSERSGNSQVGDINSQQRFTKPTSYSDAFVNSDLKWEKCFQEWGLKELDIEMDGSNTYMTGVVDAVDGIQSISLDIETQKCIVQPWKRCLIGKVVGKTVGFKFISYKVQTKLSMLRQVLAHG encoded by the exons aTGACTAACACTCATCAAACCATGATTGACGAATCAATTGATCCAGGAGGGTTACAAAATAGACGGATTGGTGATGAAGTCAGGGATTCAATTTTTCATGATGAACTAATGGAAGATTCACAGATGATTATGGAGAAGACGAATAGCTTGAAGGAAAATAGGAATATCAAGAGTACTGAAGACATGTGTGTCGATAAAATGGATTCAGAGAGGAGTGGAAATTCACAGGTTGGGGACATAAATTCTCAACAAAGATTTACTAAACCTACCTCTTATAGCGATGCGTTCGTCAACTCAGATTTGAAATGGGAAAAATGTTTTCAAGAGTGGGGTCTGAAAGAATTGGATATAGAGATGGATGGAAGTAACACATATATGACTGGTGTTGTTGATGCTGTGGATGGAATACAATCAATCAGTTTAGACATTGAGACTCAGAAGTGTATCGTTCAGCCATGGAAGCGATGCTTAATTGGTAAAGTTGTGGGAAAAACGGTAGGTTTCAAATTTATTTCTTATAAG GTACAGACCAAGTTGTCAATGTTGAGGCAAGTTTTGGCCCATGGATGA
- the LOC113349619 gene encoding uncharacterized protein LOC113349619 isoform X1, with translation MTNTHQTMIDESIDPGGLQNRRIGDEVRDSIFHDELMEDSQMIMEKTNSLKENRNIKSTEDMCVDKMDSERSGNSQVGDINSQQRFTKPTSYSDAFVNSDLKWEKCFQEWGLKELDIEMDGSNTYMTGVVDAVDGIQSISLDIETQKCIVQPWKRCLIGKVVGKTVGFKFISYKVSELWKPTCTDQVVNVEASFGPWMMVDKRNNKVRGGGVSMAAPKENNKRDVDKNVEPSGGPKKYYKW, from the exons aTGACTAACACTCATCAAACCATGATTGACGAATCAATTGATCCAGGAGGGTTACAAAATAGACGGATTGGTGATGAAGTCAGGGATTCAATTTTTCATGATGAACTAATGGAAGATTCACAGATGATTATGGAGAAGACGAATAGCTTGAAGGAAAATAGGAATATCAAGAGTACTGAAGACATGTGTGTCGATAAAATGGATTCAGAGAGGAGTGGAAATTCACAGGTTGGGGACATAAATTCTCAACAAAGATTTACTAAACCTACCTCTTATAGCGATGCGTTCGTCAACTCAGATTTGAAATGGGAAAAATGTTTTCAAGAGTGGGGTCTGAAAGAATTGGATATAGAGATGGATGGAAGTAACACATATATGACTGGTGTTGTTGATGCTGTGGATGGAATACAATCAATCAGTTTAGACATTGAGACTCAGAAGTGTATCGTTCAGCCATGGAAGCGATGCTTAATTGGTAAAGTTGTGGGAAAAACGGTAGGTTTCAAATTTATTTCTTATAAGGTAAGCGAATTATGGAAGCCTACAT GTACAGACCAAGTTGTCAATGTTGAGGCAAGTTTTGGCCCATGGATGATGGTGGACAAAAGGAATAACAAGGTCAGAGGGGGTGGTGTTAGTATGGCAGCTCCAAAGGAGAATAACAAAAGAGATGTTGACAAGAACGTCGAGCCTAGTGGAGGTCCGAAAAAATACTACAAGTGGTGA
- the LOC113349619 gene encoding uncharacterized protein LOC113349619 isoform X4, which translates to MTNTHQTMIDESIDPGGLQNRRIGDEVRDSIFHDELMEDSQMIMEKTNSLKENRNIKSTEDMCVDKMDSERSGNSQVGDINSQQRFTKPTSYSDAFVNSDLKWEKCFQEWGLKELDIEMDGSNTYMTGVVDAVDGIQSISLDIETQKCIVQPWKRCLIGKVVGKTVQTKLSMLRQVLAHG; encoded by the exons aTGACTAACACTCATCAAACCATGATTGACGAATCAATTGATCCAGGAGGGTTACAAAATAGACGGATTGGTGATGAAGTCAGGGATTCAATTTTTCATGATGAACTAATGGAAGATTCACAGATGATTATGGAGAAGACGAATAGCTTGAAGGAAAATAGGAATATCAAGAGTACTGAAGACATGTGTGTCGATAAAATGGATTCAGAGAGGAGTGGAAATTCACAGGTTGGGGACATAAATTCTCAACAAAGATTTACTAAACCTACCTCTTATAGCGATGCGTTCGTCAACTCAGATTTGAAATGGGAAAAATGTTTTCAAGAGTGGGGTCTGAAAGAATTGGATATAGAGATGGATGGAAGTAACACATATATGACTGGTGTTGTTGATGCTGTGGATGGAATACAATCAATCAGTTTAGACATTGAGACTCAGAAGTGTATCGTTCAGCCATGGAAGCGATGCTTAATTGGTAAAGTTGTGGGAAAAACG GTACAGACCAAGTTGTCAATGTTGAGGCAAGTTTTGGCCCATGGATGA
- the LOC113349619 gene encoding uncharacterized protein LOC113349619 isoform X2, translated as MTNTHQTMIDESIDPGGLQNRRIGDEVRDSIFHDELMEDSQMIMEKTNSLKENRNIKSTEDMCVDKMDSERSGNSQVGDINSQQRFTKPTSYSDAFVNSDLKWEKCFQEWGLKELDIEMDGSNTYMTGVVDAVDGIQSISLDIETQKCIVQPWKRCLIGKVVGKTVGFKFISYKVSELWKPTYQVVNVEASFGPWMMVDKRNNKVRGGGVSMAAPKENNKRDVDKNVEPSGGPKKYYKW; from the exons aTGACTAACACTCATCAAACCATGATTGACGAATCAATTGATCCAGGAGGGTTACAAAATAGACGGATTGGTGATGAAGTCAGGGATTCAATTTTTCATGATGAACTAATGGAAGATTCACAGATGATTATGGAGAAGACGAATAGCTTGAAGGAAAATAGGAATATCAAGAGTACTGAAGACATGTGTGTCGATAAAATGGATTCAGAGAGGAGTGGAAATTCACAGGTTGGGGACATAAATTCTCAACAAAGATTTACTAAACCTACCTCTTATAGCGATGCGTTCGTCAACTCAGATTTGAAATGGGAAAAATGTTTTCAAGAGTGGGGTCTGAAAGAATTGGATATAGAGATGGATGGAAGTAACACATATATGACTGGTGTTGTTGATGCTGTGGATGGAATACAATCAATCAGTTTAGACATTGAGACTCAGAAGTGTATCGTTCAGCCATGGAAGCGATGCTTAATTGGTAAAGTTGTGGGAAAAACGGTAGGTTTCAAATTTATTTCTTATAAGGTAAGCGAATTATGGAAGCCTACAT ACCAAGTTGTCAATGTTGAGGCAAGTTTTGGCCCATGGATGATGGTGGACAAAAGGAATAACAAGGTCAGAGGGGGTGGTGTTAGTATGGCAGCTCCAAAGGAGAATAACAAAAGAGATGTTGACAAGAACGTCGAGCCTAGTGGAGGTCCGAAAAAATACTACAAGTGGTGA